A genomic segment from Nitrosopumilus sp. K4 encodes:
- a CDS encoding exonuclease SbcCD subunit D produces MLFSHISDTHLGLVQYGSEEREQDVYHVFNQAIDTSIKDHVDFVIFAGDIFHVPNPNGTAIVQMANALKRLKQNNIDSFFILGEHDISRIRTTPIPYVYHNLEFSRYIGQGKPIEYKKILLAGFDKIRKAEIPQFEKKFAEVNSIAKDHSGHKILVMHQGISEFNKFAGELLSTDLPKDFTYYAMGHLHDKDIQQFNHLNGPVAYPGSIELTTSEGIKEARKGFFEVDISTQEANPNWIELDTRQQFSFKTEYEKLSETIDEISKKISDIQRKPILEIKIQGEKIETDYIQAQISRLQALTLRCFWRITTKEISESSVFLDRPNVIDDEMFRLSVDALGSEENANFAVKELLPLLSTGQIKEASQIIVENFEKFKKEKQK; encoded by the coding sequence ATGTTATTTTCACATATTTCAGACACGCATTTAGGTTTAGTCCAGTATGGCTCTGAAGAGCGAGAACAAGATGTGTATCATGTTTTTAATCAGGCAATTGATACTTCAATAAAAGATCATGTGGATTTTGTAATATTTGCAGGAGATATTTTTCACGTTCCAAATCCAAATGGAACAGCAATTGTTCAAATGGCAAATGCACTAAAGAGACTAAAACAAAACAATATCGATTCATTTTTTATTTTAGGAGAGCACGATATCAGTAGAATTCGTACCACACCAATTCCATATGTTTATCACAACTTAGAATTTTCAAGATACATAGGACAAGGAAAACCAATCGAATACAAAAAAATTCTATTGGCAGGATTTGACAAGATTAGAAAAGCAGAAATTCCTCAATTTGAAAAAAAGTTTGCAGAAGTCAATAGCATAGCAAAAGATCATTCAGGCCACAAAATTTTGGTAATGCATCAAGGAATTTCAGAATTTAACAAATTTGCAGGAGAGTTATTATCAACTGACTTGCCAAAGGATTTCACATATTATGCAATGGGACATTTACATGATAAAGATATTCAACAATTTAATCATCTAAATGGACCTGTAGCATATCCAGGGTCTATCGAATTAACAACAAGTGAAGGAATTAAAGAAGCAAGAAAAGGGTTTTTTGAAGTAGACATTTCAACTCAAGAAGCCAATCCAAACTGGATAGAGTTGGATACAAGACAACAGTTTTCATTCAAAACAGAATATGAAAAACTGTCAGAAACAATTGATGAAATTTCAAAGAAAATTTCAGATATTCAAAGAAAGCCAATTTTAGAAATAAAAATCCAAGGAGAGAAAATCGAAACAGACTATATTCAGGCTCAGATTTCACGCCTACAGGCACTAACTTTGAGGTGTTTCTGGAGAATTACGACAAAGGAAATATCAGAATCATCAGTATTTTTAGACAGACCAAATGTTATCGATGATGAGATGTTTCGATTATCAGTTGATGCATTAGGATCTGAAGAGAATGCAAATTTTGCAGTAAAGGAATTACTTCCGCTATTATCAACAGGTCAGATTAAAGAGGCATCACAAATTATTGTGGAAAATTTTGAGAAATTCAAAAAGGAGAAACAAAAATGA
- a CDS encoding ATP-binding protein → MSLGYVIGESKPTFVTALTSRPLSVGEYIIIDTDEGKILGLVEKSKVSSAAFTDVKNFDEAAESTEIAEINKRDKTFTANIGILGFLENLQKGQSIIPAIPPIPGTEITQPTREELEGIFSSPKDGWVKIGSLLRNKTIDAKVNLDKIVSRHLGILAMTGMGKSNLVSLVTKQIGKLKGTVIIFDYHNDYTTLNIPRINVVDAKINPRLLDADQLSEVLEIRDGANVQQRVLRMAFTNQVKESKEFWNKLETEIEFIVNSEDKKLKEIRTSAYRVQDIIEEAQRRFEDILDPDMGDPISFIKEGKTNILNISELSEKQANVAVAFYLQQLLKDRKDASIAKHGKSKKERVFRFNSPIFVIIEEAHVFIPKDHDTSAKYWAAKIAREGRKFGLGLGIVSQRPRSVDLNVLSQLGSFAIMKIIQEDDQRQIASATESTSRELISQLTSLNVGDAVLVGQWTNLPSLVHVDEVKEKTMGADQSAVSAWANAEKMAEVAVESTQGLVQKDLLLD, encoded by the coding sequence ATGAGTTTAGGATATGTTATTGGAGAGTCAAAACCTACATTTGTTACAGCGTTAACATCAAGGCCATTATCTGTTGGCGAATACATCATTATCGATACAGATGAAGGGAAGATCTTAGGATTAGTTGAAAAATCCAAAGTTTCAAGTGCAGCATTTACAGATGTAAAAAATTTTGATGAGGCAGCAGAATCAACAGAAATAGCAGAGATTAACAAACGAGATAAAACATTTACTGCAAATATAGGGATCTTAGGATTTTTAGAAAATTTACAAAAAGGACAATCAATAATTCCAGCAATTCCTCCAATTCCAGGCACAGAGATTACGCAGCCAACTAGAGAGGAACTAGAAGGAATTTTCAGTTCACCAAAAGACGGATGGGTAAAAATCGGAAGCCTGTTAAGAAACAAGACAATAGATGCCAAAGTCAACCTAGACAAAATAGTTTCAAGACATCTTGGGATTCTAGCAATGACAGGAATGGGAAAGAGTAATCTTGTTTCACTAGTTACAAAACAAATTGGAAAACTGAAAGGGACAGTAATAATTTTTGATTATCATAATGATTACACCACACTAAACATTCCACGCATCAATGTAGTTGATGCAAAAATCAATCCAAGACTTTTAGATGCAGATCAGTTATCAGAGGTTTTAGAAATCAGAGATGGTGCAAATGTGCAACAACGAGTTCTAAGAATGGCATTTACAAATCAAGTCAAAGAATCAAAAGAATTTTGGAATAAACTGGAAACAGAAATAGAGTTTATTGTGAATTCTGAAGATAAAAAACTCAAGGAGATCAGAACATCAGCATATAGAGTTCAAGATATTATTGAAGAAGCACAAAGAAGATTCGAAGATATCTTAGATCCAGACATGGGGGATCCAATCAGCTTTATCAAAGAAGGAAAAACCAACATCCTAAATATTTCTGAACTTTCTGAAAAACAAGCTAATGTTGCAGTTGCATTTTATCTTCAACAGCTTCTCAAAGACAGAAAGGATGCAAGCATTGCAAAACACGGAAAATCAAAAAAAGAAAGAGTGTTCAGATTTAATTCTCCAATATTTGTAATAATAGAAGAAGCACATGTTTTTATTCCAAAAGATCACGACACCAGTGCAAAATACTGGGCTGCTAAAATCGCTAGGGAAGGAAGAAAGTTTGGATTAGGTCTGGGAATAGTCTCACAAAGACCAAGAAGTGTTGATCTTAATGTACTAAGCCAATTAGGATCATTTGCAATCATGAAAATCATTCAAGAAGACGATCAAAGGCAAATTGCCTCTGCAACAGAGTCCACTAGTCGTGAATTAATCTCTCAATTAACATCTCTAAACGTAGGAGATGCAGTACTTGTTGGTCAATGGACGAATTTGCCATCACTTGTACACGTAGATGAGGTAAAAGAGAAGACAATGGGAGCAGATCAAAGTGCAGTCAGTGCATGGGCTAATGCAGAGAAGATGGCAGAAGTAGCAGTAGAATCCACGCAAGGATTAGTACAGAAAGATTTGTTGTTAGATTAA
- a CDS encoding PEFG-CTERM sorting domain-containing protein, with protein sequence MSNVYAEHVLDIEAFGQYLDISQLEAEKFEFEFDKTSYPIYYGYHGSMDDSMTDTLGDPTVKEMIINQERKSIEVTFEHVPKKTDFWVRIPFEVLTADKEKYQLLIDGVDTGYDLMKMPDGYVIGMIISEDTKHVEIMGTTVIPEFGTIAILVLGFSLLGLVYFARKTSFANWTRIN encoded by the coding sequence ATGTCAAATGTTTATGCAGAACATGTTTTAGATATTGAAGCATTTGGACAATATCTTGACATTTCTCAATTAGAGGCTGAAAAGTTTGAATTTGAATTTGACAAAACCTCCTATCCGATTTACTACGGTTATCATGGAAGTATGGATGATTCAATGACTGACACATTAGGTGATCCAACTGTAAAAGAAATGATCATAAATCAAGAAAGAAAATCAATTGAAGTAACTTTTGAACATGTTCCTAAAAAAACGGACTTTTGGGTAAGGATACCATTTGAAGTCCTCACAGCAGATAAGGAAAAATATCAACTTTTGATTGATGGGGTGGATACGGGATATGATTTAATGAAAATGCCTGATGGTTATGTTATTGGTATGATTATTTCTGAGGATACAAAACATGTGGAAATTATGGGTACTACGGTAATTCCTGAATTTGGAACAATTGCGATTCTTGTCCTGGGTTTTTCCCTCCTTGGATTGGTTTATTTTGCAAGAAAAACATCTTTTGCAAACTGGACTAGAATTAATTAA
- a CDS encoding aspartate dehydrogenase — translation MKRIGLLGCGAIGTQIALAIDTGEIPATLTHVYDDSKDASSTLVEKLKNKPVIVENSHLLSSNPVDIVVEAASQNAVKDAGLSILQNKKDLMIMSVGALLDESVYDILSDACKDFKKTIYLPSGAIAGLDGIKSIKKELESLSITTTKHPRSLKGAKFFETSSIDLDSLNSKTTIFQGTAKEAVSLFPANINVAALLSLCGIGSEKTMVNIVADPDTNKNTHHIEACGTFGKMTFTIENFPDPANPKTSRLAILSAIETLRKYCSDEIQIGT, via the coding sequence TTGAAAAGGATAGGATTGTTAGGGTGTGGTGCTATAGGGACTCAAATAGCTCTTGCCATTGATACTGGAGAAATTCCTGCAACTCTGACCCATGTATATGATGATTCCAAAGATGCGTCTTCTACGCTCGTTGAAAAGTTGAAAAATAAACCAGTTATAGTTGAAAATTCCCATCTGCTTTCTTCAAATCCTGTTGATATTGTTGTTGAAGCTGCATCGCAAAATGCTGTTAAAGATGCTGGACTCAGCATATTGCAAAATAAAAAAGACTTGATGATTATGAGTGTAGGTGCATTACTTGATGAATCTGTATATGATATTTTATCCGACGCGTGCAAAGATTTCAAAAAAACAATTTATCTTCCCTCTGGTGCAATCGCAGGATTAGATGGAATCAAATCAATTAAAAAAGAATTAGAATCGTTATCCATTACTACTACAAAACATCCACGTTCTCTTAAGGGTGCAAAGTTTTTTGAAACTTCGTCTATTGATCTTGATTCTCTCAACTCTAAGACAACAATTTTTCAAGGAACTGCCAAAGAAGCCGTATCTTTGTTTCCTGCAAACATCAATGTGGCTGCATTACTTTCTTTGTGTGGGATAGGAAGTGAAAAAACAATGGTAAACATTGTTGCTGATCCAGACACTAACAAAAATACCCATCATATAGAAGCATGTGGAACCTTTGGAAAGATGACCTTTACCATAGAAAATTTTCCGGATCCTGCTAATCCTAAAACTAGCCGACTTGCAATACTTTCTGCCATTGAAACATTGAGAAAATACTGCTCAGAT
- a CDS encoding DNA double-strand break repair nuclease NurA, translated as MLSILKGPKFEQILQKARENWIEYEPTKEESTTAGIDSSFNNTKFQGIELWATTAVSIKTDGEVLTDLHDSGLGSDMDLSRIASRMEIEACEKTVDEVDLVLMDGSLHSQFMTRQSSLDAAMVRTMKKRDNVIFIAKTSNTKKQFEQLGSLAGDIFYYNHVTKGPGFSKLFVEKKYGQDKVIASTFVRLSDSTPIIKLEFLGPDHSEEEIKQILNKLYKNSVGGYPYALKLAHNNCKISDKELAKMVSLLGLSNEIGSREVLG; from the coding sequence ATGCTTTCCATACTAAAGGGACCAAAATTTGAACAGATTTTGCAAAAAGCACGTGAAAATTGGATAGAATATGAGCCTACAAAAGAAGAATCCACAACTGCAGGTATTGATTCTAGTTTTAACAATACAAAATTTCAAGGAATAGAATTATGGGCCACAACTGCAGTATCTATCAAAACAGACGGAGAAGTTTTGACAGATTTGCACGATTCAGGACTAGGTTCAGATATGGATCTATCAAGAATTGCAAGTAGGATGGAAATTGAGGCTTGTGAGAAAACAGTAGACGAGGTTGATTTAGTATTAATGGATGGATCACTTCACTCTCAATTTATGACCAGACAATCATCTTTAGATGCAGCAATGGTCAGGACAATGAAAAAAAGAGACAATGTTATTTTCATTGCAAAGACTTCAAATACAAAAAAACAGTTTGAACAACTTGGTTCGCTAGCTGGAGATATTTTCTATTATAATCATGTTACAAAAGGGCCAGGATTTTCAAAATTATTTGTCGAGAAAAAATACGGTCAAGACAAAGTCATCGCATCAACGTTTGTAAGATTAAGTGATTCAACACCAATTATCAAATTAGAATTTTTAGGTCCTGATCATTCCGAGGAAGAAATAAAACAGATCCTAAACAAACTTTACAAAAACAGTGTTGGAGGATATCCATATGCACTTAAACTTGCACACAACAACTGTAAAATATCAGACAAAGAACTTGCAAAAATGGTTAGTTTATTGGGATTAAGTAATGAAATTGGATCAAGAGAGGTATTAGGATGA
- a CDS encoding AAA family ATPase, with translation MITSIELGDFLSHSETKLDFDNGVTVFVGHNGAGKSSIIDAITFSLFGSHTRKSNKGLIKRGSNQGFAKIEFTVNNRNYQAVRKIDTKGGLVATFSEVTNGERTEIAAGERKQFGESMTNEIEKTIGLDFEKLKIASIVQQGELSAIIKAKPKEFKELLNAIIGIDKLDFAAESMKIVNKEFREKIRDKIGYDDTHIDILQRDLEKFQKELEEVRPQKEKLIREQKALQEELLELKVKLEIDAPKIDKINQLEQRKQELQAYAKEAIHEIQREITEKERKVRECEGCFEYAGLKNDLEAKIKKVEQAVEDTQKKIKEMTSQVGSLREKQSLAEKLQLKDNKCPVCDSKVEKLNPLFQQEHLKQELENIQQHILNVEKEQKMYNQKRNEFLEKLQSAREAEATLRAHSINNLEDIKKIQEEIQIKKQNVQRIPPSTNSNLVAISEIDSHTKMIFENISKLESETKDFNEKEFQKLKNTIDEKQITLSQYDHQIGAITEKISKDQEQIEKIQSAVKELKTVKDYVQGLDNIQANIFSRDGPVATSLRSWALNTISAKASEYLTLLNTKIQRIQLSEKSRDISIICYSKTEMLDIESLSGGEQVSVALALRLGMASLLGASNLNLMILDEPTTHLDAERKKSLVGVLSQLSNIANSGTPMQFIIITHDAEIFEDSNVERIYKFESTEQGSKVTAL, from the coding sequence ATGATTACATCAATTGAATTAGGAGATTTTTTATCACATTCAGAAACAAAACTTGATTTTGATAATGGTGTTACAGTATTTGTAGGACACAATGGTGCAGGAAAATCAAGCATAATTGATGCAATAACATTTTCATTGTTTGGTTCACATACAAGAAAATCAAATAAAGGGTTGATCAAACGAGGCTCCAATCAAGGATTTGCAAAAATAGAGTTCACAGTAAACAATAGGAATTACCAGGCCGTAAGAAAAATCGACACAAAAGGGGGATTAGTAGCAACATTTTCAGAGGTGACAAATGGAGAGAGAACAGAAATTGCAGCAGGAGAACGAAAACAATTTGGCGAATCCATGACAAATGAAATTGAAAAAACAATAGGATTAGATTTTGAAAAATTAAAGATTGCGTCAATTGTTCAACAAGGGGAATTAAGTGCAATAATCAAGGCAAAACCAAAAGAATTCAAAGAGTTATTGAATGCAATAATAGGCATAGACAAGCTTGATTTTGCAGCTGAATCAATGAAAATAGTCAACAAAGAATTTCGTGAAAAAATAAGAGACAAGATTGGGTATGATGATACACATATTGATATCTTACAAAGAGATTTAGAAAAATTTCAAAAGGAATTAGAAGAGGTAAGACCTCAAAAAGAAAAACTCATCAGAGAGCAAAAAGCACTTCAAGAGGAACTTTTAGAATTAAAAGTAAAATTAGAGATAGATGCTCCAAAAATAGACAAAATTAATCAACTTGAACAAAGAAAACAAGAGCTTCAGGCATATGCTAAGGAAGCAATACATGAGATTCAACGTGAAATTACCGAAAAAGAGAGAAAAGTGCGTGAATGTGAAGGGTGTTTTGAGTATGCTGGGCTTAAAAACGACTTGGAGGCAAAGATCAAAAAAGTAGAACAGGCAGTGGAAGACACACAGAAAAAAATCAAAGAGATGACAAGTCAAGTGGGCTCTTTAAGAGAAAAACAGTCTCTTGCCGAAAAACTTCAGCTAAAAGATAACAAATGCCCAGTATGTGATTCAAAGGTAGAAAAGCTAAATCCATTGTTTCAACAAGAACATCTCAAACAAGAGTTGGAAAACATTCAACAGCATATTTTGAATGTAGAAAAAGAACAAAAGATGTACAATCAAAAAAGAAATGAATTTTTAGAAAAATTACAAAGTGCAAGAGAAGCAGAAGCAACATTAAGAGCTCATTCAATAAACAATTTGGAAGACATCAAGAAAATTCAAGAAGAAATTCAGATAAAAAAACAAAATGTTCAGAGAATCCCACCGTCAACAAATAGTAATCTGGTAGCAATTTCAGAAATAGATTCTCATACAAAAATGATTTTTGAAAACATATCAAAACTCGAATCAGAAACTAAAGATTTTAATGAAAAAGAATTTCAAAAATTAAAAAACACAATTGATGAAAAACAAATAACGCTATCACAATATGATCATCAGATAGGGGCAATTACAGAAAAAATTTCAAAAGATCAAGAACAAATTGAAAAAATTCAATCTGCTGTAAAGGAATTAAAAACGGTCAAAGATTATGTGCAAGGACTTGACAATATACAAGCCAATATATTTAGCAGAGACGGTCCAGTAGCAACCAGTCTTCGTTCATGGGCATTAAATACAATTTCTGCAAAGGCATCAGAATATCTTACATTGTTAAACACAAAGATTCAAAGAATACAGCTATCAGAAAAATCAAGAGACATATCCATTATCTGTTATTCAAAAACAGAGATGTTAGATATTGAATCATTAAGTGGAGGAGAACAAGTCAGCGTAGCTTTAGCCTTAAGATTAGGAATGGCTAGTCTTTTGGGAGCATCTAACCTAAATTTAATGATTTTAGATGAACCCACAACTCATCTTGATGCAGAAAGGAAGAAATCACTAGTAGGAGTATTATCACAGTTATCAAATATTGCAAATTCCGGAACACCAATGCAATTTATCATAATTACACACGATGCAGAGATTTTTGAGGACTCTAATGTTGAAAGAATTTACAAGTTTGAGTCAACAGAGCAAGGCAGTAAAGTTACTGCATTATAG